ACTAATAATTAATTTTTGCTTGTTATCGCTAATTTTGGTACTAATTGTGATGCAATTAGGTTTGGTTTGAATCTCTTCAAAACTGCGTCCAATATTTGATTCTTCCAAAGCATCAATAGCATTTGCCAGAATATTCATAAATACCTGATTCAACTGTCCGGCAAAGCATTCTATTAATGGTAACTGACTATACTCTTTGATAACTTTAATTTCTGGGCGAATTTCTGTAGCTTTCAGGCGATGTTTGAGAATCAAAATAGTGCTGTCTATGCCATCATGAATGTTACAAGCAACTGGGCGATCGCTATCAGCACGGGAAAAAGTTCGTAAAGAAGTACTAATATCCCGAATTCGCTTCACACCCTCTCGCATAGAACCCACTAACTTAGGTAAGTCTTCGCGGATGTAATCGAGGTCAATTGCTTCGATTTCATCTTGAATTAGTACAGTGGGAGTAGAGTATTCCTGTTGATACAAATCAATTAAGCCAAACACATCATTGATGTAATCTAAAGCGGGTTGAATATTGCCCCCCAAAAAGCCGATAGGGTTATTAATTTCGTGTGCCACACCTGCAACGAGGTTGCCTAACGCTGACATCTTTTCACTCTGCACTAGTTGCATTTGGGTGCGCTGAACTTCTGCCAGAGCTTGTTCTAAATGTTGTTTTTGTTGTTTGAGTTGCTCTTGTGCTAACTGACGTTCCGTAATGTCTTCTGTCACTAATAAAATGCCGAATATATTCCCGTTGGCATCGCGTAGAGGTATCTTGTTTGTATCCAACCAAATTTCCTCACCATCTGGGCGTTGCCATTGCTTAATAATATGCAGTTCTGCTTGACCAGACTCAATCACACGGCGATCGCTGCTACAATACCAGTCTGCTTCTTCTTGGCTCATCGGTAAATCATAGTCGCTTTTACCCACAATCTCATCGGGCGAACTCAAGCTTACTACCTTGGCAAAACCCTCATTA
Above is a genomic segment from Tolypothrix sp. NIES-4075 containing:
- a CDS encoding response regulator; translated protein: MTSLSENSITFNNCVTTVSENSIILIVDDVPNNLKVLSDTLANANFEVAIATSGEGALQQLQHTPVSLILLDVMMPGMNGFETCQLIKANPTTRDIPIIFVTALTDAVNKVTGFELGGVDYITKPFQQSEVLARVRTHLAIHQLSQSLEARNLELQQLNEQLEQRVGERTQELFTSVEAFKQTQQLLRLMFDTVPQWVAWKNLNSVYLGCNEGFAKVVSLSSPDEIVGKSDYDLPMSQEEADWYCSSDRRVIESGQAELHIIKQWQRPDGEEIWLDTNKIPLRDANGNIFGILLVTEDITERQLAQEQLKQQKQHLEQALAEVQRTQMQLVQSEKMSALGNLVAGVAHEINNPIGFLGGNIQPALDYINDVFGLIDLYQQEYSTPTVLIQDEIEAIDLDYIREDLPKLVGSMREGVKRIRDISTSLRTFSRADSDRPVACNIHDGIDSTILILKHRLKATEIRPEIKVIKEYSQLPLIECFAGQLNQVFMNILANAIDALEESNIGRSFEEIQTKPNCITISTKISDNKQKLIISIKDNGKGIAESVQQKVFDHLFTTKAIGKGTGLGLAIAKAIVESTHGGKLSFNSVQGVGTEFVIEIPV